A genomic region of Ictalurus furcatus strain D&B chromosome 29, Billie_1.0, whole genome shotgun sequence contains the following coding sequences:
- the lias gene encoding lipoyl synthase, mitochondrial isoform X2 yields MAVMALIRWSCAAVNRLSCNQILGSLRYFEASHVCVSRLSNAASTSHTRQDRKKEMKEDGLKLQDFISGDLSEKSKWEEYRGNLKRQKGERLRLPPWLKTEIPIGKNFNRLKNTLRELNLHTVCEEARCPNIGECWGGGEYATATATIMLMGDTCTRGCRFCSVKTARTPPPLDPDEPHNTAKAIAAWGLDYVVLTSVDRDDLADGGAEHFTKTVSQIKERNFNILVECLTPDFRGDLSAVEKVARSGLDVYAHNVETVRELQRYVRDPRANFDQSLAVLRHAKSVNPSILTKTSIMLGLGETDAQIHSTLKELRDSGVDCLTLGQYMQPTKRHLKVEEYITPEKFAHWEKVGQEMGFVYTASGPLVRSSYKAGEFFLKNLLEKRKMEGTVE; encoded by the exons ATGGCAGTCATGGCGCTGATCAGGTGGAGTTGTGCCGCTGTTAATCGTCTGTCCTGTAATCAGATTTTGGGTTCCCTCAGATATTTTGAAGCCTCTCAC GTCTGTGTGAGTCGATTGAGCAATGCGgccagcacatcacacacacgacaggacagaaagaaagagatgaaagAAGATGGACTGAAGCTGCAGGACTTCATATCGGGAGATCTGTCAGAAAAGAGCAAATGGGAGGAATACAGGGGCAACCTGAAGCGACAAAAAGGGGAACG GCTCAGGTTACCACCATGGCTAAAGACCGAGATTCCTATTGGGAAAAACTTCAACAGACTGAAGAACACCCTCAGAGAACTGAATCTACACACT gTGTGCGAGGAGGCCAGATGTCCGAACATCGGCGAGTGTTGGGGAGGTGGAGAGTACGCTACTGCAACAGCAACCATCATG ttgatGGGGGACACGTGTACACGTGGCTGCAGGTTTTGTTCGGTAAAGACGGCGAGAACGCCACCTCCTCTCGACCCGGATGAGCCTCATAACACGGCTAAAGCTATTGCTGCATGGGGGCTCGACTATGTAGTGCTCACTTCAGTGGACAGAGACG ACCTCGCAGACGGAGGCGCAGAACACTTTACGAAGACCGTGTCTCAGATCAAGGAGAG GAACTTTAATATCCTAGTCGAGTGTTTGACCCCTGATTTCCGTGGTGACCTCTCGGCGGTGGAGAAAGTCGCTCGGTCTGGTCTGGATGTTTACGCTCACAACgtagagacagtgagagaactGCAGAG GTATGTGCGTGACCCCCGTGCGAACTTTGACCAGTCGCTTGCTGTGCTGCGCCACGCTAAGAGTGTCAACCCGAGCATACTCACCAAAACCTCGATTATGCTCGGACTCGGTGAAACAGACGCACAGATACATTCTACTCTGAAAG AGTTGAGGGACTCGGGTGTGGACTGTTTGACTCTTGGCCAGTACATGCAACCAACAAAACGACATCTGAAG gtagagGAGTACATCACCCCAGAGAAGTTTGCTCACTGGGAGAAGGTGGGGCAGGAAATGGGGTTCGTTTACACAGCGAGCGGTCCCCTAGTGCGCTCCTCTTATAaagcag
- the lias gene encoding lipoyl synthase, mitochondrial isoform X1 translates to MAVMALIRWSCAAVNRLSCNQILGSLRYFEASHQVCVSRLSNAASTSHTRQDRKKEMKEDGLKLQDFISGDLSEKSKWEEYRGNLKRQKGERLRLPPWLKTEIPIGKNFNRLKNTLRELNLHTVCEEARCPNIGECWGGGEYATATATIMLMGDTCTRGCRFCSVKTARTPPPLDPDEPHNTAKAIAAWGLDYVVLTSVDRDDLADGGAEHFTKTVSQIKERNFNILVECLTPDFRGDLSAVEKVARSGLDVYAHNVETVRELQRYVRDPRANFDQSLAVLRHAKSVNPSILTKTSIMLGLGETDAQIHSTLKELRDSGVDCLTLGQYMQPTKRHLKVEEYITPEKFAHWEKVGQEMGFVYTASGPLVRSSYKAGEFFLKNLLEKRKMEGTVE, encoded by the exons ATGGCAGTCATGGCGCTGATCAGGTGGAGTTGTGCCGCTGTTAATCGTCTGTCCTGTAATCAGATTTTGGGTTCCCTCAGATATTTTGAAGCCTCTCAC CAGGTCTGTGTGAGTCGATTGAGCAATGCGgccagcacatcacacacacgacaggacagaaagaaagagatgaaagAAGATGGACTGAAGCTGCAGGACTTCATATCGGGAGATCTGTCAGAAAAGAGCAAATGGGAGGAATACAGGGGCAACCTGAAGCGACAAAAAGGGGAACG GCTCAGGTTACCACCATGGCTAAAGACCGAGATTCCTATTGGGAAAAACTTCAACAGACTGAAGAACACCCTCAGAGAACTGAATCTACACACT gTGTGCGAGGAGGCCAGATGTCCGAACATCGGCGAGTGTTGGGGAGGTGGAGAGTACGCTACTGCAACAGCAACCATCATG ttgatGGGGGACACGTGTACACGTGGCTGCAGGTTTTGTTCGGTAAAGACGGCGAGAACGCCACCTCCTCTCGACCCGGATGAGCCTCATAACACGGCTAAAGCTATTGCTGCATGGGGGCTCGACTATGTAGTGCTCACTTCAGTGGACAGAGACG ACCTCGCAGACGGAGGCGCAGAACACTTTACGAAGACCGTGTCTCAGATCAAGGAGAG GAACTTTAATATCCTAGTCGAGTGTTTGACCCCTGATTTCCGTGGTGACCTCTCGGCGGTGGAGAAAGTCGCTCGGTCTGGTCTGGATGTTTACGCTCACAACgtagagacagtgagagaactGCAGAG GTATGTGCGTGACCCCCGTGCGAACTTTGACCAGTCGCTTGCTGTGCTGCGCCACGCTAAGAGTGTCAACCCGAGCATACTCACCAAAACCTCGATTATGCTCGGACTCGGTGAAACAGACGCACAGATACATTCTACTCTGAAAG AGTTGAGGGACTCGGGTGTGGACTGTTTGACTCTTGGCCAGTACATGCAACCAACAAAACGACATCTGAAG gtagagGAGTACATCACCCCAGAGAAGTTTGCTCACTGGGAGAAGGTGGGGCAGGAAATGGGGTTCGTTTACACAGCGAGCGGTCCCCTAGTGCGCTCCTCTTATAaagcag
- the rpl9 gene encoding 60S ribosomal protein L9, with translation MKTILSTQTVDIPDNVDVTLKGRTVSVKGPRGVLRREFNHINLELRLLGKKQKKLRVDKWWGNRKELATVRTICSHVQNMIKGVTLGFRYKMRSVYAHFPINVVIQETGSLVEIRNFLGEKYIRRVRMRPGVNCALSAAQKDELVLEGNDIELVSNSAALIQQATTVKNKDIRKFLDGIYVSEKGTVVEPES, from the exons ATGAAGACCATTCTCAGTACCCAGACAGTGGACATCCCTGACAACG TCGATGTGACGTTGAAGGGCCGCACGGTCAGCGTGAAGGGACCTCGCGGGGTTCTGCGTCGCGAGTTCAACCACATCAACCTGGAGCTGCGGCTGCTCGGCAAGAAACAGAAGAAG CTGCGTGTGGATAAATGGTGGGGTAACAGGAAGGAGCTGGCCACAGTCAGAACCATCTGCAGCCATGTTCAGAACATGATCAAGGGTGTAACTCTG GGTTTCAGATACAAGATGCGCTCCGTGTACGCCCATTTCCCCATTAACGTGGTGATTCAGGAGACTGGCTCTCTGGTGGAGATCAGAAACTTCCTGGGGGAGAAGTACATCCGCCGTGTGCGCATGAGGCCag GTGTGAACTGTGCCCTCTCCGCCGCCCAGAAAGACGAGCTGGTACTGGAGGGTAACGATATTGAGCTGGTGTCAAACTCAG CGGCCCTCATCCAGCAGGCAACCACAGTCAAAAATAAGGATATCCGAAAGTTCCTGGACGGTATCTATGTCTCTGAGAAGGGGACAGTAGTGGAGCCAGAGTCGTAG
- the rfc1 gene encoding replication factor C subunit 1 isoform X2 — translation MDIRRFFAPKPGHGGSSSTDDEPKNKKKPASKNTSSKLEDKRAAKRKKRVIADSDEEEEEKKGKKSSKEKPAASGKKDPVTYVSDSDSDEAFSSLKKSSKLKENGCSREKKASDSKETKAKQVKTPPVKSPSPKGEAKKNVLGPTAPKHTPTSVFDYFGTATAKRSEKKLVASTSTKRKAPTRDTEGALDDDEAIAKRLQMDEDMELEKQIHEDEEFARTLAMFDEAPMSKKARVDSRSPSKTGSQANGAGAKRAPKEPSPKKSPVKASSKLALMKKRADDEEEERRKSEKEEKKSKLVISPKKEPIARVSSEAAATPKTGVSAGSAKRISTPKSGGGSNKTSPTKPETSPEDAERKRVNSTAYRNFLNREGPRALGSKVIPQGEENCLEGCVFVLTGVLESLERDDAKSLIERYGGKVTGNVSRKTTYLVLGRDSGASKTEKAQSFGTKIINEDELLELIRTKPGKKSKYEIAAEAESKATKSRSPDSKGKRTPSGRKVSPGKPSASKSSPSPRKSKPSSSSTPGTSRASRQGSSSEVRKTLEFGAGKSTPSVAGDDGSSLLWVDKYRPRNLKNLIGQQGEQSCANKLLRWLKNWHKTLSGNAKPTAARFGRFGGKDDGSGFKAALLSGPPGVGKTTTAALVCEELGYSYVEMNASCTRSKNSLKEVIAESLNNTSIKNFYTGASQTVSDKHVLIMDEVDGMAGNEDRGGIQELIGLIKNSKIPIICMCNDRNHMKIRSLANYCFDLRFHRPRVEQIKGAMMSIAFKEGLKIPPPALNEVILASNQDIRQVLHNLSMWSATDKVMTYDQAKADANKAKKDMKMGPFDVCRKVFVSGEETAHMTLIDKSDLFFHDYSLAPLFVQENYIHVRPAAAGGNLKNHLVLLSKTADSICDGDLVDRQIRSRQTWSLLPTQAIYASVLPGELMRGYMSQFPTFPSWLGKFSSTGKHSRIVQELSSHMSLKTLSSKEAINLDYLPYLRSALLEPLRCRGADGASQSVTLMDDYDIVKEDFDSIMEISTWGGQADPYSKLDSKVKAAFTRAYNKESHLTPYSLQVVKKGRRGAVEPDLSVDSDLQGQEEEEEEEEETLNMDAMIKQKKAKPTKEVKQESARDSGKGKGKGKGRK, via the exons ATG GATATACGCAGGTTCTTTGCGCCAAAGCCCGGCCACGGTGGCAGCAGCAGCACCGATGACGAGCcgaagaataaaaagaaacccGCGTCCAAG AATACAAGCTCCAAATTGGAGGACAAACGAGCAGCCAAAAGGAAGAAGAGGGTCATCGCTGATTCAG atgaggaggaagaggagaagaaaggaaagaaaagctcTAAAGAGAAGCCCGCTGCATCCGGGAAGAAAGATCCCGTGACTTATGTTTCTGATTCAG ACTCCGATGAAGCCTTTTCGTCTCTGAAAAAGTCCTCGAAACTCAAAGAGAACGGCTGTAGCCGCGAGAAAAAGGCCTCGGACTCGAAGGAGACCAAAGCGAAGCAGGTAAAAACGCCTCCTGTTAAATCTCCTAGCCCAAAGGGAGAAGCGAAGAAGAACGTACTCGGTCCGACCGCACCCAAACACACCCCCACCTCTGTGTTCGATTACTTCGGGACCGCCACGGCCAAGAGATCAGAGAAGAAGCTGGTGGCTAGTACGAGCACCAAGAGGAAAGCG CCTACACGAGATACCGAGGGAGCGCTCGATGACGACGAGGCCATCGCTAAACGATTACAGATGGACGAGGACATGGAG ttggAGAAGCAGATCCACGAAGACGAGGAGTTTGCTCGAACCCTGGCCATGTTTGACGAGGCCCCGATGTCTAAAAAG GCTCGCGTGGACTCGCGTTCGCCCTCGAAGACCGGCTCTCAAGCGAACGGTGCAGGAGCCAAGCGTGCGCCGAAGGAGCCTTCACCGAAGAAGAGTCCCGTAAAAGCCAGTTCCAAACTGGCTCTGATGAAGAAGCGAGCCGAcgacgaggaggaggagcggCGGAAGagtgagaaggaggagaagaaaagcaAACTCGTCATCTCCCCGAAAAAAGAGCCAATCGCACGAGTTTCATCAGAGGCGGCGGCCACACCCAAAACGGGCGTTTCGGCGGGAAGCGCGAAACGCATTTCCACACCCAAGAGTGGAGGAGGAAGTAACAAAACCTCCCCTACGAAACCAGAG ACCAGTCCGGAGGACGCGGAGAGGAAGCGCGTGAATTCCACGGCGTATCGAAACTTCCTGAACCGAGAAGGACCTCGCGCCCTGGGCTCTAAAGTGATCCCGCAG ggaGAGGAGAACTGCCTCGagggctgtgtgtttgtgttaacgGGTGTTTTGGAGTCTCTGGAACGGGACGACGCAAAGTCACTAATCGAGCGCTACGGTGGGAAAGTCACAGGAAACGTCAGCCGGAAAACCACGTACCTGGTGCTGGGCCGAGACAGCGGAGCCTCCAAGACGGAGAAG GCACAGAGTTTTGGCACCAAGATCATAAACGAGGACGAGTTACTGGAACTGATCCGAACCAAACCGGGCAAAAAGTCCAAATACGAGATCGCTGCAGAAGCTGAG AGTAAAGCCACTAAATCAAGGAGCCCGGACTCTAAAGGCAAACGCACCCCTTCAGGGCGCAAAGTCTCACCTGGAAAACCCTCCGCAAGCAAGAGCAGTCCCTCACCGAGGAAGTCTAAGCCATCTTCCTCTTCTACCCCTGGAACTTCTAGAGCTTCCCGCCAAGGCTCTTCATCCGAGGTCAGAAAGACTTTGGAGTTTGGTGCAGGAAAAAGCACGCCCTCTGTGGCGGGGGATGACGGCAGCAGCTTGTTGTGGGTGGATAAGTACCGCCCCCGCAATCTGAAGAACCTTATCGGGCAGCAGGGAGAGCAGAGCTGTGCCAATAAGCTACTGAGGTGGCTGAAGAACTGGCATAAAACTCTCAGCGGCAATGCAAAGCCAACAG CTGCTAGGTTTGGGAGGTTCGGCGGTAAGGATGATGGTTCTGggtttaaagctgctttgctgTCTGGACCTCCTGGTGTAGGGAAAACCACCACTGCTGCTCTTGTGTGCgag gagttgGGTTACAGTTACGTGGAGATGAACGCCAGCTGCACCCGCAGCAAGAACAGTCTGAAAGAAGTAATCGCCGAGTCTCTCAATAACACGAGCATCAAGAACTTCTACACAG gtgCATCTCAGACGGTCAGCGATAAACACGTTCTGATAATGGACGAGGTGGATGGCATGGCAGGAAATGAGGACAGAGGAGGaatacag GAGCTGATTGGTCTGATCAAAAATTCAAAGATCCCCATTATTTGCATGTGTAACGACCGCAACCATATGAAGATCCGCTCCCTCGCTAACTACTGCTTCGACCTGCGTTTCCACCGGCCTCGCGTGGAACAGATAAAG GGTGCCATGATGTCCATTGCTTTTAAAGAAGGTTTAAAGATCCCGCCCCCGGCGCTCAACGAAGTCATCCTGGCGTCAAATCAGGACATTCGACAG GTGCTGCATAATTTGAGTATGTGGTCAGCCACGGACAAGGTCATGACCTACGACCAGGCAAAAGCGGACGCTAACAAGGCCAAGAAGGACATGAAAATG GGACCATTTGACGTGTGCAGGAAAGTGTTTGTTTCAGGTGAAGAGACCGCCCACATGACCCTGATTGACAAGTCGGACCTTTTCTTTCACGATTACTCGCTGGCACCGCTGTTCGTCCAAGAGAACTACATACACGTCCGGCCAGCTGCCGCAGG gggaAATCTGAAGAATCATTTAGTGTTGCTGAGTAAAACGGCCGACAGCATCTGCGATGGAGATTTAGTGGACAGACAGATCCGTTCTCGCCAGACCTGGTCTCTGCTACCCACACAG GCAATCTACGCCAGTGTGCTGCCTGGGGAATTGATGCGCGGTTATATGAGTCAGTTTCCCACGTTTCCCAGCTGGCTGGGGAAGTTCTCATCCACGGGCAAACACAGTCGTATTGTACAGGAGCTGTCCTCACACATGAGTCTGAA GACACTGAGCAGTAAGGAGGCGATAAATCTAGACTACCTGCCCTACCTGCGTTCCGCCCTGCTGGAGCCCCTGCGGTGTCGTGGGGCAGACGGAGCCAGTCAGAGCGTGACGCTGATGGACGACTACGACATCGTCAAAGAGGATTTCGACAGCATCATGGAGATCAGTACGTGGGGCGGACAGGCCGATCCGTACTCCAAGCTCGACTCCAAG
- the rfc1 gene encoding replication factor C subunit 1 isoform X1, with protein sequence MDIRRFFAPKPGHGGSSSTDDEPKNKKKPASKVQNTSSKLEDKRAAKRKKRVIADSDEEEEEKKGKKSSKEKPAASGKKDPVTYVSDSDSDEAFSSLKKSSKLKENGCSREKKASDSKETKAKQVKTPPVKSPSPKGEAKKNVLGPTAPKHTPTSVFDYFGTATAKRSEKKLVASTSTKRKAPTRDTEGALDDDEAIAKRLQMDEDMELEKQIHEDEEFARTLAMFDEAPMSKKARVDSRSPSKTGSQANGAGAKRAPKEPSPKKSPVKASSKLALMKKRADDEEEERRKSEKEEKKSKLVISPKKEPIARVSSEAAATPKTGVSAGSAKRISTPKSGGGSNKTSPTKPETSPEDAERKRVNSTAYRNFLNREGPRALGSKVIPQGEENCLEGCVFVLTGVLESLERDDAKSLIERYGGKVTGNVSRKTTYLVLGRDSGASKTEKAQSFGTKIINEDELLELIRTKPGKKSKYEIAAEAESKATKSRSPDSKGKRTPSGRKVSPGKPSASKSSPSPRKSKPSSSSTPGTSRASRQGSSSEVRKTLEFGAGKSTPSVAGDDGSSLLWVDKYRPRNLKNLIGQQGEQSCANKLLRWLKNWHKTLSGNAKPTAARFGRFGGKDDGSGFKAALLSGPPGVGKTTTAALVCEELGYSYVEMNASCTRSKNSLKEVIAESLNNTSIKNFYTGASQTVSDKHVLIMDEVDGMAGNEDRGGIQELIGLIKNSKIPIICMCNDRNHMKIRSLANYCFDLRFHRPRVEQIKGAMMSIAFKEGLKIPPPALNEVILASNQDIRQVLHNLSMWSATDKVMTYDQAKADANKAKKDMKMGPFDVCRKVFVSGEETAHMTLIDKSDLFFHDYSLAPLFVQENYIHVRPAAAGGNLKNHLVLLSKTADSICDGDLVDRQIRSRQTWSLLPTQAIYASVLPGELMRGYMSQFPTFPSWLGKFSSTGKHSRIVQELSSHMSLKTLSSKEAINLDYLPYLRSALLEPLRCRGADGASQSVTLMDDYDIVKEDFDSIMEISTWGGQADPYSKLDSKVKAAFTRAYNKESHLTPYSLQVVKKGRRGAVEPDLSVDSDLQGQEEEEEEEEETLNMDAMIKQKKAKPTKEVKQESARDSGKGKGKGKGRK encoded by the exons ATG GATATACGCAGGTTCTTTGCGCCAAAGCCCGGCCACGGTGGCAGCAGCAGCACCGATGACGAGCcgaagaataaaaagaaacccGCGTCCAAGGTTCAG AATACAAGCTCCAAATTGGAGGACAAACGAGCAGCCAAAAGGAAGAAGAGGGTCATCGCTGATTCAG atgaggaggaagaggagaagaaaggaaagaaaagctcTAAAGAGAAGCCCGCTGCATCCGGGAAGAAAGATCCCGTGACTTATGTTTCTGATTCAG ACTCCGATGAAGCCTTTTCGTCTCTGAAAAAGTCCTCGAAACTCAAAGAGAACGGCTGTAGCCGCGAGAAAAAGGCCTCGGACTCGAAGGAGACCAAAGCGAAGCAGGTAAAAACGCCTCCTGTTAAATCTCCTAGCCCAAAGGGAGAAGCGAAGAAGAACGTACTCGGTCCGACCGCACCCAAACACACCCCCACCTCTGTGTTCGATTACTTCGGGACCGCCACGGCCAAGAGATCAGAGAAGAAGCTGGTGGCTAGTACGAGCACCAAGAGGAAAGCG CCTACACGAGATACCGAGGGAGCGCTCGATGACGACGAGGCCATCGCTAAACGATTACAGATGGACGAGGACATGGAG ttggAGAAGCAGATCCACGAAGACGAGGAGTTTGCTCGAACCCTGGCCATGTTTGACGAGGCCCCGATGTCTAAAAAG GCTCGCGTGGACTCGCGTTCGCCCTCGAAGACCGGCTCTCAAGCGAACGGTGCAGGAGCCAAGCGTGCGCCGAAGGAGCCTTCACCGAAGAAGAGTCCCGTAAAAGCCAGTTCCAAACTGGCTCTGATGAAGAAGCGAGCCGAcgacgaggaggaggagcggCGGAAGagtgagaaggaggagaagaaaagcaAACTCGTCATCTCCCCGAAAAAAGAGCCAATCGCACGAGTTTCATCAGAGGCGGCGGCCACACCCAAAACGGGCGTTTCGGCGGGAAGCGCGAAACGCATTTCCACACCCAAGAGTGGAGGAGGAAGTAACAAAACCTCCCCTACGAAACCAGAG ACCAGTCCGGAGGACGCGGAGAGGAAGCGCGTGAATTCCACGGCGTATCGAAACTTCCTGAACCGAGAAGGACCTCGCGCCCTGGGCTCTAAAGTGATCCCGCAG ggaGAGGAGAACTGCCTCGagggctgtgtgtttgtgttaacgGGTGTTTTGGAGTCTCTGGAACGGGACGACGCAAAGTCACTAATCGAGCGCTACGGTGGGAAAGTCACAGGAAACGTCAGCCGGAAAACCACGTACCTGGTGCTGGGCCGAGACAGCGGAGCCTCCAAGACGGAGAAG GCACAGAGTTTTGGCACCAAGATCATAAACGAGGACGAGTTACTGGAACTGATCCGAACCAAACCGGGCAAAAAGTCCAAATACGAGATCGCTGCAGAAGCTGAG AGTAAAGCCACTAAATCAAGGAGCCCGGACTCTAAAGGCAAACGCACCCCTTCAGGGCGCAAAGTCTCACCTGGAAAACCCTCCGCAAGCAAGAGCAGTCCCTCACCGAGGAAGTCTAAGCCATCTTCCTCTTCTACCCCTGGAACTTCTAGAGCTTCCCGCCAAGGCTCTTCATCCGAGGTCAGAAAGACTTTGGAGTTTGGTGCAGGAAAAAGCACGCCCTCTGTGGCGGGGGATGACGGCAGCAGCTTGTTGTGGGTGGATAAGTACCGCCCCCGCAATCTGAAGAACCTTATCGGGCAGCAGGGAGAGCAGAGCTGTGCCAATAAGCTACTGAGGTGGCTGAAGAACTGGCATAAAACTCTCAGCGGCAATGCAAAGCCAACAG CTGCTAGGTTTGGGAGGTTCGGCGGTAAGGATGATGGTTCTGggtttaaagctgctttgctgTCTGGACCTCCTGGTGTAGGGAAAACCACCACTGCTGCTCTTGTGTGCgag gagttgGGTTACAGTTACGTGGAGATGAACGCCAGCTGCACCCGCAGCAAGAACAGTCTGAAAGAAGTAATCGCCGAGTCTCTCAATAACACGAGCATCAAGAACTTCTACACAG gtgCATCTCAGACGGTCAGCGATAAACACGTTCTGATAATGGACGAGGTGGATGGCATGGCAGGAAATGAGGACAGAGGAGGaatacag GAGCTGATTGGTCTGATCAAAAATTCAAAGATCCCCATTATTTGCATGTGTAACGACCGCAACCATATGAAGATCCGCTCCCTCGCTAACTACTGCTTCGACCTGCGTTTCCACCGGCCTCGCGTGGAACAGATAAAG GGTGCCATGATGTCCATTGCTTTTAAAGAAGGTTTAAAGATCCCGCCCCCGGCGCTCAACGAAGTCATCCTGGCGTCAAATCAGGACATTCGACAG GTGCTGCATAATTTGAGTATGTGGTCAGCCACGGACAAGGTCATGACCTACGACCAGGCAAAAGCGGACGCTAACAAGGCCAAGAAGGACATGAAAATG GGACCATTTGACGTGTGCAGGAAAGTGTTTGTTTCAGGTGAAGAGACCGCCCACATGACCCTGATTGACAAGTCGGACCTTTTCTTTCACGATTACTCGCTGGCACCGCTGTTCGTCCAAGAGAACTACATACACGTCCGGCCAGCTGCCGCAGG gggaAATCTGAAGAATCATTTAGTGTTGCTGAGTAAAACGGCCGACAGCATCTGCGATGGAGATTTAGTGGACAGACAGATCCGTTCTCGCCAGACCTGGTCTCTGCTACCCACACAG GCAATCTACGCCAGTGTGCTGCCTGGGGAATTGATGCGCGGTTATATGAGTCAGTTTCCCACGTTTCCCAGCTGGCTGGGGAAGTTCTCATCCACGGGCAAACACAGTCGTATTGTACAGGAGCTGTCCTCACACATGAGTCTGAA GACACTGAGCAGTAAGGAGGCGATAAATCTAGACTACCTGCCCTACCTGCGTTCCGCCCTGCTGGAGCCCCTGCGGTGTCGTGGGGCAGACGGAGCCAGTCAGAGCGTGACGCTGATGGACGACTACGACATCGTCAAAGAGGATTTCGACAGCATCATGGAGATCAGTACGTGGGGCGGACAGGCCGATCCGTACTCCAAGCTCGACTCCAAG